One window of the Flavobacteriales bacterium genome contains the following:
- a CDS encoding hydroxymethylglutaryl-CoA reductase, with amino-acid sequence PMVKFSLDLLGQPDAKELMGIIAASGLAQNFGAVASLVTTGIQKGHMKMHLMNIMNQLECTEEEKAQIIEHFKHDTVSVSAVTRVFQDIRGKVKKED; translated from the coding sequence CCCATGGTGAAATTCTCATTGGACCTGCTCGGACAACCAGATGCCAAGGAACTCATGGGAATCATTGCGGCCAGCGGACTGGCACAGAATTTCGGAGCGGTGGCCTCGCTGGTGACCACGGGTATCCAGAAAGGACACATGAAGATGCACTTGATGAACATCATGAATCAGTTAGAATGCACCGAAGAGGAGAAAGCGCAGATTATCGAGCACTTCAAGCACGATACGGTAAGTGTGTCGGCCGTGACGCGTGTATTCCAAGATATACGTGGGAAGGTGAAGAAAGAAGATTGA